The following are encoded in a window of Pongo abelii isolate AG06213 chromosome 16, NHGRI_mPonAbe1-v2.0_pri, whole genome shotgun sequence genomic DNA:
- the LOC129050585 gene encoding DNA helicase MCM8-like produces MGSAPLSRFDLVFILLDTPNEHHDHLLSEHVIAIRAGKQRTISSATVARMNSQDSNTSVLEVVSEKPLSERLKVVPGETIDPIPHQLLRKYIGYARQYVYPRLSTEAAQVLQDFYLELRKQSQRLNSSPITTRQLESLIRLTEARARLELREEATKEDAEDIVEITKYSMLGTYSDEFGNLDFERSQHGSGMSNRSTAKRFISALNNVAERTYNNIFQFHQLRQIAKELNIQVADFENFIGSLNDQGYLLKKGPKVYQLQTM; encoded by the coding sequence atGGGGAGTGCACCACTATCCAGATTTGATTTGGTCTTTATCCTCTTAGATACTCCAAATGAGCATCATGATCACTTACTCTCTGAACATGTGATTGCAATAAGAGCTGGAAAGCAGAGAACCATTAGCAGTGCCACAGTAGCTCGTATGAATAGTCAAGATTCAAATACTTCGGTACttgaagtagtttctgagaaaccaTTATCAGAAAGACTAAAGGTGGTTCCTGGGGAAACAATAGATCCCATTCCCCACCAGCTATTGAGAAAGTACATTGGCTATGCTCGGCAGTACGTGTACCCAAGGCTATCCACAGAAGCTGCTCAAGTTCTTCAAGATTTTTATCTTGAGCTCCGGAAACAGAGCCAGAGGTTAAACAGCTCACCCATCACTACCAGGCAGCTGGAATCTTTGATTCGTCTGACAGAGGCACGAGCAAGGTTGGAACTGAGAGAGGAAGCAACCAAAGAAGATGCTGAGGATATAGTGGAAATTACGAAATATAGCATGCTAGGAACTTACTCTGATGAATTTGGGAACCTAGATTTTGAGCGATCCCAGCATGGTTCTGGAATGAGCAACAGGTCAACAGCGAAAAGATTTATTTCTGCTCTCAACAATGTTGCTGAAAGaacttataataatatatttcaatttcatcAACTTCGGCAGATTGCCAAAGAACTAAACATTCAGGTTgctgattttgaaaattttattggaTCACTAAATGACCAGGGTTACCTCTTGAAAAAAGGCCCAAAAGTTTACCAGCTTCAAACTATGTAA